The Candidatus Methylomirabilota bacterium genome includes the window GTCGACGACTACGGCCATCACCCGGCCGAGATCCGCGCGACGCTGGCCGCCGCCAAAGCCGGCTTCGATTGCCGGGTCGTCACCGTCTTCCAGCCGCACCGCTACACGCGGACCTTCCACCTCCGCCAGGAGTTCCTCACCGCGTTCAACCAGGCGGATGTCCTGTTCGTCATGGATATCTACCCGGCGGGTGAACCGCCCATTCCGGGCGTCAGCGCCGAGGACCTGGCGGAAGGGATACGCGCTCACGGCCACCGCGACGTGACGTACCTCGGCAACGACCGAGCGCGCCTGGTCGAGCACCTCGTGCAAATCACGCGGCCCGGCGACCTGGTGCTGACGCTGGGCGCCGGAGACGTGGGCCAGATCGCTCCGGATCTCTTGCTCCGACTCGAGGCCGACTCGCTCCGAGGGAGGACCACATGCTAGGAGAAATCCGGGGGGAAGTCCGGTTCAAGGAGCCGCTGAGCTTCCACACCTCGCTGCGCATCGGCGGCCAGGCCGACATCTTCATCGTGCCTCAAGATATCGACGACATCCGTCACGCGCTGCTCTTCGCCGAGCGCGAGCAGCTGCCGGTGATCGTCATCGGCGGCGGCAACAATTTGCTCGTGCGCGACCGTGGCGTGCGGGGGGTCGTGCTCAAGCTGGAAGGTTGCCTGGGGCGTACCGACTTCCACGGCGAGGAAGCGGTGGCGGGCGCGGGCGCCAGCCTCTCGGCCCTCATCCGCGAGGCCGCCGCCCTGAACCTCGGCGGTATCGAGTGCCTGATAGGCATTCCCGCCACCATCGGCGGCGCGCTGGCGATGAACGCAGGGACCCACGACGGCTCTATCGGCGACTTCGTCTCCGCCGCCTACTTCCTCTACCCCGACGGCACCCTGGGCGAGTTCAAGCCC containing:
- the murB gene encoding UDP-N-acetylmuramate dehydrogenase, which translates into the protein MLGEIRGEVRFKEPLSFHTSLRIGGQADIFIVPQDIDDIRHALLFAEREQLPVIVIGGGNNLLVRDRGVRGVVLKLEGCLGRTDFHGEEAVAGAGASLSALIREAAALNLGGIECLIGIPATIGGALAMNAGTHDGSIGDFVSAAYFLYPDGTLGEFKPNAGAFTYRAFHFPRGAVLVGCRLRLARRPLQEIQKDIKQRLKVKKATQPLALASAGCVWRNPPGDFAGRLIEKVGLKGKRINGAEISSKHANFIVNRGGATAADVQALMELTRERVETQFSLPLDTEIRIIGE